One window of the Streptomyces asoensis genome contains the following:
- a CDS encoding SDR family oxidoreductase has product MTTIENGSGTRELAGKRALVTGGSRGIGAAIVRQLLDAGAEVLTTARSATSTVAEGATFVEADVRTRAGAETLAAAAQEALGGVDILVHNAGGARPYESTSAIPDEEWQDQLDLNYLASVRLDSLLTPGMRERRSGVIVHVSSAAVPVTPPPFLHYTAAKAALENYSRGLALELAPSGIRVNTVTPGRTATPGGELTREQWARLDPAQGQNGTTVPLGRDGQPDDIAHAVLFLVSDRASWLTGSNLVVDGGEFPRG; this is encoded by the coding sequence ATGACCACGATCGAAAACGGCTCGGGCACGCGAGAACTCGCGGGAAAGCGGGCCCTGGTCACAGGTGGTTCTCGCGGAATAGGAGCGGCCATCGTCCGCCAACTCCTGGACGCGGGCGCCGAGGTGCTCACGACCGCCAGGTCGGCGACGAGCACGGTGGCGGAGGGGGCCACCTTCGTGGAGGCCGACGTGCGGACACGGGCTGGAGCGGAGACGCTCGCCGCGGCAGCGCAGGAGGCGCTCGGCGGGGTGGACATCCTGGTCCACAACGCGGGTGGGGCGCGACCGTACGAGAGCACCTCGGCCATCCCCGACGAGGAGTGGCAGGACCAGCTGGACCTGAACTACCTGGCCTCGGTGCGGCTGGACTCGCTGCTGACACCGGGGATGCGGGAACGGCGTTCAGGGGTGATCGTGCACGTCTCGTCGGCCGCGGTCCCCGTCACGCCACCACCGTTCCTGCACTACACGGCGGCGAAGGCGGCGCTGGAGAACTACAGCCGGGGACTGGCCCTGGAGCTGGCCCCGTCCGGAATCCGGGTCAACACCGTGACTCCCGGCAGAACCGCCACCCCCGGCGGCGAACTGACGCGGGAGCAGTGGGCGCGCCTGGACCCGGCGCAGGGCCAGAACGGCACCACCGTGCCGCTGGGGCGCGATGGTCAGCCCGACGACATCGCCCACGCGGTGCTGTTCCTCGTGTCCGACCGGGCGAGCTGGCTGACCGGGAGCAATCTCGTCGTGGACGGCGGTGAATTCCCCAGGGGTTGA
- a CDS encoding protealysin inhibitor emfourin, translated as MTVTLEAYGGLAAASNLRRPSEVLDTDALPETAAAELAQLLAAAVSMPQGDGTGRARDAMSYTITVQDGDRVTVLEQSDAAMTPAFAALLTWLKKHFAQQ; from the coding sequence GTGACGGTGACTCTGGAGGCATACGGCGGGCTGGCGGCAGCCAGCAACCTCCGCCGCCCGTCCGAGGTGCTGGACACAGATGCCCTGCCCGAGACCGCTGCGGCTGAACTGGCCCAGCTGCTGGCGGCGGCCGTCTCGATGCCCCAGGGGGACGGGACCGGCCGCGCCAGGGATGCGATGAGCTACACGATCACAGTGCAGGACGGCGACCGCGTGACGGTCCTCGAGCAGTCGGACGCGGCCATGACCCCTGCGTTCGCGGCCTTGCTCACCTGGCTCAAGAAGCACTTCGCGCAGCAGTGA
- a CDS encoding M4 family metallopeptidase, which translates to MSRARPINCIIPPYILDKLLDSEDREVREAALDTLLVTARLRGERAVRASFAAGAAAPGNGRRTVFDCEQEEFLSNAVLARPEDGPESADPSVNQAFDALGLTRDFYNEVFQRNSIDGRGMRLDGYVHFGFQVNNAFWDGREMLFGDGDGKEFSNLTGSLEVISHELTHGITDHTSEFEYHNQSGALNESMSDVFGSLVKQWSLKQTAEEADWLIGADVWTPGIGGDALRSMKDPGHAYNNPKFGKDPQPDRMSKFIHLPDTKRGDSGGVHFNSGIPNKAFFLTAVRIGGFAWKAAGNIWYESLKASGAEDQFQDFAGTTFQKAGELFGVGSPEQSAVLSAWQEVEVPITGVPTGVARVRSFAVNGNGGAGREDGRAALARQLGALNDKVTALAQDVAALKGTR; encoded by the coding sequence ATGAGCAGGGCTCGCCCCATCAACTGCATCATCCCCCCGTACATTCTCGACAAGCTCCTGGACAGCGAGGACAGGGAGGTGCGCGAAGCCGCCCTGGACACCCTGCTCGTAACTGCTCGCCTGCGGGGTGAGCGAGCGGTCCGAGCGTCTTTCGCCGCCGGCGCGGCCGCCCCCGGAAACGGCCGGCGCACCGTCTTCGACTGTGAGCAGGAGGAATTCCTCTCCAACGCTGTCCTGGCCAGGCCGGAGGACGGCCCGGAGTCCGCGGACCCGTCCGTCAACCAGGCGTTCGACGCACTCGGCCTTACGCGCGATTTCTACAATGAGGTGTTCCAGCGAAATTCGATCGACGGCCGCGGAATGCGCCTGGACGGATACGTCCACTTCGGCTTCCAAGTCAACAATGCATTCTGGGACGGACGCGAGATGCTTTTCGGTGACGGGGACGGAAAGGAGTTCAGTAACCTCACCGGATCCCTCGAAGTGATCTCCCACGAGTTGACCCACGGAATAACCGATCACACCTCGGAATTCGAGTACCACAATCAGTCCGGAGCCCTGAACGAGTCGATGTCGGACGTCTTCGGGTCGCTGGTCAAGCAGTGGTCGCTGAAACAGACCGCCGAGGAGGCGGACTGGCTGATCGGGGCTGACGTGTGGACTCCGGGAATCGGTGGCGACGCCCTGCGGTCGATGAAGGACCCGGGGCACGCTTACAACAATCCGAAGTTCGGAAAGGATCCCCAGCCCGACCGTATGAGCAAATTCATCCACCTGCCCGACACCAAACGAGGGGATTCCGGCGGAGTGCACTTCAACTCCGGAATTCCGAACAAGGCGTTCTTCCTGACGGCCGTGCGCATCGGCGGATTCGCATGGAAGGCTGCTGGAAACATCTGGTACGAATCGCTCAAGGCGTCCGGCGCCGAGGACCAGTTCCAGGACTTCGCGGGCACCACCTTCCAGAAGGCCGGGGAACTGTTCGGCGTCGGCAGCCCCGAGCAGTCGGCCGTGCTGTCGGCGTGGCAGGAGGTGGAAGTCCCGATCACGGGCGTCCCGACCGGAGTCGCCCGGGTACGGAGCTTTGCGGTCAACGGGAACGGCGGCGCGGGCCGGGAGGACGGCAGGGCGGCCCTCGCCAGGCAGCTCGGGGCACTGAACGACAAGGTCACCGCGCTGGCCCAGGACGTGGCCGCGCTGAAGGGCACCAGGTGA